A genomic stretch from Puntigrus tetrazona isolate hp1 chromosome 6, ASM1883169v1, whole genome shotgun sequence includes:
- the ttc22 gene encoding LOW QUALITY PROTEIN: tetratricopeptide repeat protein 22 (The sequence of the model RefSeq protein was modified relative to this genomic sequence to represent the inferred CDS: inserted 3 bases in 2 codons) produces the protein MEDSTEEDIETLIEGMAYIPGHFHLELNLNGEPNGPVTLRHRDTQLKRESLRAELEAETGRLQYAVRNMLGLLAFHVDELETAEEAFRSICQEDPENLNAWANLGYVYERLGRELEEGECVERVAALMGPEMGENQTECRLRVARCLAEQAYAHPHDVELEREEDLQERLTSALMLYNRALDYGEELISTEEKRCWYFKMATIYIRLDGIVRDSTDIDLTRLNYFNKGLKLLTETLKSDSTHLKALAWCYTGLMLERTEEFSTVXMSVHDCGFSDLXPLTCYGSAIKLATDDAFILNRLANVFFLSGKLEMATGICNMALSVLPDAELNWQAYCTRAKLSVTMYAKDLDKAKCGQGGIPDRQILKEARADLERVLAVRPCLRTHLELGQVYYYMGVDALQESLLVDEMAINQALVSLSKALQCPLGSTISKLQLLRGRCLLLKGEEQNAIDCFRKALELEPPSVQDTAVLRCLLQAILASFTQSGNDTGQAIIQLEECLKQAEERYGANIVQTELKALCRAHTDEVTELSKDLVRKGRLEVVRKLLKSVQPQGKKFSLGRSVSI, from the exons ATGGAGGACAGCACAGAGGAGGACATCGAGACTCTGATTGAGGGGATGGCCTACATCCCTGGCCACTTTCATTTGGAGCTCAATCTGAACGGTGAACCCAACGGACCAGTCACCCTTCGGCACCGGGACACCCAGCTGAAGCGCGAGAGCCTCAGGGCTGAGCTCGAAGCGGAGACGGGGAGACTCCAGTACGCTGTGCGCAATATGCTGGGCCTGCTGGCCTTTCATGTAGACGAACTGGAGACAGCAGAGGAGGCCTTCCGCAGCATCTGCCAAGAGGATCCAGAAAACCTCAACGCCTGGGCCAACCTGGGTTACGTCTATGAACGCCTGGGTCGTGAGCTGGAGGAGGGGGAGTGCGTGGAGCGCGTGGCTGCCCTTATGGGCCCAGAGATGGGGGAGAACCAGACAGAATGCAGGCTCAGGGTAGCACGGTGCTTGGCTGAACAGGCTTACGCACATCCTCACGATGTCGAGCTGGAGAGGGAAGAAGATTTACAGGAGAGACTGACATCTGCGCTGATGTTGTACAACCGTGCACTTGATTATGGAGAGGAACTG ATATCAACGGAGGAAAAAAGATGCTGGTATTTCAAAATGGCAACAATTTACATAAg GTTAGATGGAATTGTAAGGGATTCAACAGACATTGACCTCACAAGACTGAACTATTTCAACAAGGGCCTCAAGCTCCTCACAGAGACTCTAAAATCTGACAGCACACATCTCAAAG CCCTGGCCTGGTGTTACACTGGTCTCATGCTGGAGCGGACAGAGGAGTTCTCCACCG CAATGTCAGTGCATGACTGTGGTTTCTCCGATCT ACCTCTGACGTGTTACGGTTCG GCCATTAAGCTTGCTACGGATGATGCATTCATACTCAACAGACTAGCAAACGTGTTCTTCCTGTCAGGCAAACTAGAGATGGCCACAGGTATCTGTAACATGGCCCTGAGTGTCCTGCCTGATGCAGAACTCAACTGGCAGGCTTACTGCACTCGCGCCAAG CTTAGTGTCACCATGTATGCAAAGGATCTTGATAAAGCCAAGTGTGGCCAAGGTGGCATCCCCGACCGTCAGATTCTGAAAGAGGCCCGCGCTGATCTGGAACGTGTTCTGGCTGTGCGACCCTGTTTGAGAACTCATCTGGAGTTGGGTCAG GTTTACTACTACATGGGTGTGGACGCCCTGCAGGAGAGCCTGTTGGTCGATGAGATGGCGATAAACCAGGCCCTGGTCAGTCTATCTAAAGCTCTGCAGTGTCCTCTAGGCTCTACAATCTCTAAACTACAGCTCCTGCGGGGTCGCTGCCTGCTGCTGAAAGGAGAGGAGCAGAATGCCATCGACTGTTTTAGGAAAGCGCTGGAACTGGAACCTCCCAGCGTCCAAGACACGGCAGTCCTGCGCTGCCTGCTACAGGCGATCCTAGCGAGCTTCACCCAGAGCGGGAACGACACGGGTCAAGCTATAATCCAATTAGAGGAATGTTTAAAGCAGGCGGAAGAGCGATACGGCGCAAACATTGTTCAGACTGAGTTGAAGGCGCTGTGCCGAGCACACACGGATGAGGTGACCGAGCTCTCAAAAGATCTGGTGAGGAAAGGGAGGTTGGAAGTGGTTCGAAAGTTGCTGAAGAGCGTACAGCCACAAGGGAAAAAGTTCTCACTGGGAAGGTCCGTGTCTATTTGA
- the lurap1 gene encoding leucine rich adaptor protein 1 — MIMEESNTCESVPDLKDLELKVGRKTPEGLLKWMREEHKMISHHQADNNETEKKGLDEKIRKLKMEMAYLRAADVKILNQLLALHEGIEAVKWLLEERGALTSRCSSLTSSQYSLGEGPDTSWRGSWSSLQDPHDKLDNISIGSYLDTLADDLDEYCPSSGTDSILCATPMGTDGSRGTGGGVGSSTGSGTRSPQVKSDAPKEEAQVWNKAPSDTSRPYQPSKTNGILDKAVKQMVRPDSPRACLAEKLGKNLSPKMKPYKNGKVELESCKMNGKVQLEYDAHWRWVQSQDDVTFL; from the exons ATGATCATGGAGGAGAGCAATACCTGTGAATCGGTGCCAGATTTAAAGGACCTGGAGTTGAAAGTGGGGAGAAAGACCCCAGAGGGGCTCCTGAAGTGGATGAGAGAAGAGCACAAAATGATCTCTCATCATCAGGCAGACAATAATGAGACTGAGAAGAAGGGCCTGGATGAGAAGATCCGAAAACTTAAAATGGAGATG GCTTATCTACGAGCAGCAGACGTCAAGATCTTGAACCAGTTGCTAGCACTTCACGAGGGCATCGAGGCAGTGAAATGGCTTCTGGAAGAGCGTGGTGCACTCACCAGCCGCTGCAGCAGCCTAACCAGCAGCCAGTACAGCTTAGGGGAGGGTCCCGACACCTCCTGGAGGGGCAGCTGGAGCAGTCTGCAGGACCCCCATGACAAGCTGGACAACATTTCAATTGGCAGCTACCTGGACACATTAGCTGATGACTTGGATGAGTACTGCCCCTCTAGTGGGACCGATTCAATACTCTGTGCCACTCCTATGGGGACAGATGGCTCCAGAGGTACTGGAGGAGGAGTGGGAAGTTCCACAGGATCTGGAACCCGATCGCCACAAGTCAAGTCCGATGCCCCAAAAGAAGAAGCTCAGGTTTGGAATAAAGCACCATCTGATACATCGAGACCATACCAGCCTAGCAAGACGAATGGAATCCTGGACAAAGCAGTGAAGCAAATGGTCAGACCAGATTCGCCCAGGGCCTGTCTCGCCGAGAAGCTGGGAAAGAATCTGAGCCCTAAAATGAAACCCTACAAGAATGGCAAAGTTGAGTTGGAGAGCTGCAAAATGAACGGCAAAGTGCAACTAGAGTATGACGCACATTGGCGTTGGGTGCAGTCGCAGGATGATGTGACTTTTTTGTGA
- the ttc4 gene encoding LOW QUALITY PROTEIN: tetratricopeptide repeat protein 4 (The sequence of the model RefSeq protein was modified relative to this genomic sequence to represent the inferred CDS: inserted 2 bases in 2 codons), whose protein sequence is MAAPAQGEDSDDGMDEFXEKFKTQKYKNAFNESSWEEEFDKVPMFMKTAPENIDPEKHXDLACIQSIIHDDDRTPEEKARSLKDEGNEYFKEKNYKKAIVSYTEGLKKNCMDIELNAVLHTNRAAAHFHLGNMRSALNDATAAKKLKPDHHKAIIRGAQCSVELRDYAGALQWCVKVSRLIPTDRKLQELRATADKQKREADRDARKAKVKAKKEQNEKEALLAAIKERGIKLLKTETSQHRGSDSEDDDGASRALADLELDGIGSQEATGARVYMDEQGVLHWPVLFLYPEHSQTDFISAFCENSSFMDHLAVMFGEELPPWDSERKYQPQNLQLFFEDHKKGSLYQVDLEKSLLNVLQHQRCSVKAGTPSFIVLVSGSPFSKQFLSEKKVQRLK, encoded by the exons atGGCTGCGCCAGCTCAAGGCGAGGACAGTGACGATGGTATGGATGAAT ATGAGAAgtttaaaacacagaaatacaaaaatgcgTTTAATGAAAGCAGCTGGGAGGAG GAGTTTGATAAGGTGCCCATGTTCATGAAGACAGCCCCAGAAAACATAGATCCAGAGAAAC CTGATCTTGCCTGCATTCAGTCTATTATCCATGATGATGACAGAACACCAGAGG agaaAGCCAGAAGTCTAAAGGATGAAGGCAATGAGTACTTTAAGGAGAAAAATTATAAGAAAGCCATAGTGTCTTACACAGAAGGATTGAAAAAGAACTGCATGGATATTGAACTCAATGCGGTTTTGCACACCAACCGTGCAGCTGCACATTTCCATTTAG GAAATATGCGTTCAGCGTTGAATGATGCCACAGCTGCAAAAAAACTGAAGCCAGACCACCATAAAGCTATAATCAGAG GTGCACAGTGCTCAGTGGAGCTGCGTGATTATGCAGGAGCCTTGCAGTGGTGTGTGAAGGTCTCTCGACTGATTCCCACTGACAGGAAACTACAGGAGCTGAGAGCCACAGCTGATAAACAGAAG AGGGAAGCTGACAGAGATGCCAGGAAGGCAAAAGTCAAAGCGAAAAAGGAGCAGAATGAGAAGGAAGCATTGTTAGCTGCCATTAAG gagCGTGGCATTAAACTTCTGAAGACCGAGACTTCTCAACACAGGGGTTCGGAcagtgaggatgatgatggtgcATCTAGAGCCCTAGCGGATCTGGAGCTTGATGGAATTGGCTCCCAGGAGGCCACTGGAGCTCGTGTTTATATGGATGAGCAGGGGGTCCTTCACTGGCCGGTGCTTTTCCTCTACCCCGAGCACAGCCAGACGGACTTCATATCTGCCTTCTGCGAGAACTCCAG CTTCATGGACCATTTGGCAGTTATGTTTGGTGAAGAGCTTCCCCCCTGGGATTCAGAAAGAAAATACCAGCCACAAAATCTACAG ctgttttttgaGGATCACAAAAAAGGAAGCCTTTATCAAGTCGATCTCGAAAAGTCACTTCTTAACGTTCTTCAGCACCAAAG gtgCTCGGTGAAGGCAGGGACACCTAGTTTCATTGTGCTGGTATCAGGCTCTCCGTTTTCTAAGCAgtttttatcagaaaaaaaggtcCAGAGATTGAAATGA